From one Callithrix jacchus isolate 240 chromosome 2, calJac240_pri, whole genome shotgun sequence genomic stretch:
- the PRKAA1 gene encoding 5'-AMP-activated protein kinase catalytic subunit alpha-1 isoform X5 produces the protein MLQVDPMKRATIKDIREHEWFKQDLPKYLFPEDPSYSSTMIDDEALKEVCEKFECSEEEVLSCLYNRNHQDPLAVAYHLIIDNRRIMNEAKDFYLATSPPDSFLDDHHLTRPHPERVPFLVAETPRARHTLDELNPQKSKHQGVRKAKWHLGIRSQSRPNDIMAEVCRAIKQLDYEWKVVNPYYLRVRRKNPVTSTYSKMSLQLYQVDSRTYLLDFRSIDDEITEAKSGTATPQRSGSVSNYRSCQRSDSDAEAQGKSSEVSLTSSVTSLDSSPVDLTPRPGSHTIEFFEMCANLIKILAQ, from the exons ATGCTGCAGGTGGATCCCATGAAGAGGGCCACAATTAAAGATATCAG GGAACATGAATGGTTTAAACAGGACCTTCCAAAATATCTCTTTCCTGAGGATCCATCATATAGTTCAACCATGATTGATGATGAAGCCTTAAAAGAAGTATGTGAAAAGTTTGAATGCTCAGAAGAGGAAGTTCTCAgctgtctttataacagaaatcACCAGGACCCTTTGGCAGTTGCTTACCATCTCATAATAGATAACAGGAGAATAATGAATGAAGCCAAAGATTTCTATTTGGCGACAAGCCCACCTGATTCTTTTCTTGATGATCACCACCTGACTCGTCCCCATCCTGAAAGAGTACCATTCTTGGTTGCTGAAACGCCAAGGGCACGCCATACCCTTGATGAATTAAAtccacagaaatccaaacaccaaGGTGTAAGGAAAGCAAAATGGCATTTAGGAATTAGAAGTCAAAGTCGACCAAATGATATTATGGCAGAAGTCTGTAGAGCAATTAAACAATTGGATTATGAATGGAAG GTTGTAAACCCCTATTATTTGCGTGTACGAAGGAAGAATCCTGTGACAAGCACTTACTCCAAAATGAGTCTACAGTTATACCAAGTGGACAGTAGAACTTACCTACTGGATTTCCGTAGTATTGATG ATGAAATTACAGAAGCCAAATCAGGGACTGCTACTCCACAGAGATCGGGATCAGTTAGCAACTATCGATCTTGCCAAAGGAGTGATTCAGATGCTGAGGCTCAAGGAAAATCCTCAGAAGTTTCTCTTACCTCATCTGTGACCTCACTTGACTCTTCTCCTGTTGACCTAACTCCGAGACCTGGAAGTCATACAATAGAATTTTTTGAGATGTGTGCAAATCTAATTAAAATTCTTGCACAATAA